In the genome of Entelurus aequoreus isolate RoL-2023_Sb linkage group LG15, RoL_Eaeq_v1.1, whole genome shotgun sequence, one region contains:
- the znf438 gene encoding zinc finger protein 438: MKSLQFRSIAPKASVVVPSPTASAVLSCQPPPALPEATGGSGPQSIVVPAQNYALMRIAGQDGTFSLVALPPSVSSQTPQQPQHSQSVQKNLKLPIPRYKPARRAGTTDKVRPPPIAARGDTASRVAEASPASGTSSLLKTKKRECKVTPKEEVSEKVLVLDHARSDLSVTAVLPDNAVLYSGSQLEPENAEHPATSIIPSPRPTTTALKVSPGKSQDQSGSMMRMCQSKAPAAQPPKSIAVLSPAIFSKALQIIPSPPKGKLPILPYSKAKTTLIPAAKLNLSQDKDLLNQAGPRSPKDPISEASSPQAQTKSSLVLGTFQKLPGKKRGRKRKTAEDLAYEARKKRSLSFFRRRVPEKPPLVVSSSKQEFEISKKYRTIRPKPVLLMETMPQLVSLPASSLDGQEVELVQTPKATKDLDCPPQQHPVTLQLKGAYHPRVLVAGRTLHRCSTCSCCFQFKHHLQTHMNTHSSTRPYVCPVCRKAYAHSGSLSTHMKLQHSEARPRRSLCCEFCEKSFGYVGVYFSHLREVHKVLLTVEPSIRHHEDDVAAEGDNSETSDEGREEPVELQIKCGRCQVVTPTFADMKMHLLYVHGEEVLIRLQEGQPAPGGLEPEKELVKRAAHYWRQLNEKKCNLVKCGSCDEEFFSLAKLKRHIVFQHRGTAGDDDGGVKGFRMLAGASAFNCVLCSQVLDCKDQVLEHWRRHHHCEQPGLLWAALSSFCGLEDEDAYEDLDSGLSPHEPSPSSL, encoded by the exons ATGAAGAGCCTTCAGTTCCGTAGCATCGCCCCCAAGGCCTCAGTCGTTGTGCCTTCCCCGACGGCCTCTGCCGTCCTCTCCTGCCAGCCTCCCCCTGCCCTCCCTGAAGCTACCGGAGGCTCTGGCCCTCAATCCATCGTGGTGCCTGCCCAAAACTATGCACTGATGCGAATAGCTGGTCAGGATGGCACCTTCTCTCTGGTGGCGCTGCCCCCTTCTGTCTCCTCTCAGACACCACAGCAACCTCAACACAGCCAGTCGGTTCAGAAGAATCTCAAGCTGCCCATTCCCAGATACAAGCCAGCGAGGAGAGCTGGCACCACAGATAAGGTGAGACCACCGCCCATAGCTGCAAGGGGGGACACTGCCTCAAGGGTTGCTGAGGCATCGCCTGCGAGTGGAACGTCATCGTTGTTGAAGACAAAGAAACGGGAGTGCAAGGTGACTCCAAAGGAGGAAGTCTCGGAGAAGGTCCTTGTCCTTGACCACGCCCGCTCTGACTTATCCGTCACTGCGGTGCTACCGGACAATGCCGTCCTGTACTCGGGGTCGCAGTTGGAGCCAGAGAACGCTGAGCATCCTGCCACATCAATTATTCCAAGTCCACGCCCGACGACAACTGCACTCAAAGTGTCTCCAGGAAAGTCCCAGGACCAAAGTGGCTCAATGATGCGAATGTGTCAGTCGAAGGCTCCTGCAGCTCAGCCTCCAAAAAGCATTGCCGTTCTATCTCCAGCCATCTTCAGCAAAGCCTTGCAAATCATCCCGTCTCCTCCTAAAGGTAAACTGCCCATCCTGCCTTACTCCAAAGCAAAGACCACTCTCATTCCAGCGGCCAAGCTCAACCTCTCCCAAGACAAGGATTTATTAAACCAGGCTGGTCCGAGGAGCCCCAAAGATCCAATATCTGAGGCCTCATCTCCGCAAGCTCAAACTAAGAGCTCACTTGTGTTGGGAACGTTCCAGAAGCTGCCGGGAAAGAAGAGAGGACGCAAGAGAAAGACCGCGGAAGACTTGGCATATGAGGCCCGGAAGAAGAGGTCTTTGTCCTTCTTCCGTAGGAGGGTACCTGAAAAACCACCACTCGTTGTTTCAAGTTCCAAGCAAGAATTTGAGATTTCAAAGAAGTACCGCACCATCCGACCCAAACCAGTGTTGCTGATGGAGACCATGCCCCAGCTAGTTAGCTTACCCGCTAGTTCCTTGGACGGTCAAGAAGTTGAGCTGGTACAAACTCCCAAAGCGACCAAGGACTTGGATTGTCCTCCCCAACAACACCCGGTCACCCTGCAGCTGAAAGGAGCCTACCATCCCAGAGTCCTTGTGGCCGGTCGCACGCTTCATCGTTGTTCCACCTGCAGCTGCTGCTTCCAGTTCAAGCACCACCTGCAGACCCACATGAACACTCACTCCAGCACCCGGCCGTACGTCTGCCCCGTGTGCCGCAAGGCGTACGCCCATTCGGGCAGCCTGAGCACACACATGAAGCTCCAGCATTCTGAGGCCCGACCGCGCCGGTCTCTGTGCTGCGAGTTCTGCGAAAAGTCCTTTGGCTACGTGGGCGTGTACTTCAGTCATCTGCGCGAGGTGCACAAGGTCTTGCTCACGGTGGAGCCGTCTATCAGACATCACGAGGACGACGTGGCCGCGGAGGG GGACAACTCGGAGACGTCGGACGAGGGCCGCGAAGAACCGGTGGAGCTGCAGATCAAATGCGGCCGCTGCCAGGTGGTCACCCCCACTTTTGCTGACATGAAGATGCACCTCTTGTATGTCCACGGCGAGGAGGTCCTGATCCGACTTCAAGAGGGGCAACCCGCGCCGGGCGGCCTGGAGCCGGAGAAGGAGCTGGTCAAACGCGCCGCGCACTACTGGCGGCAGCTCAACGAGAAGAAGTGCAACCTGGTCAAATGCGGCAGCTGCGACGAGGAGTTCTTCTCCTTGGCCAAACTGAAGAGGCACATCGTGTTCCAGCACCGCGGGACCGCAGGCGACGACGACGGCGGCGTCAAAGGCTTCCGGATGCTGGCGGGAGCTTCCGCCTTCAACTGCGTGCTGTGCAGCCAGGTGTTGGACTGCAAGGACCAGGTTCTGGAGCACTGGAGGCGGCACCATCACTGCGAGCAGCCTGGCCTGCTGTGGGCCGCCCTCAGCTCCTTCTGCGGCCTGGAGGACGAGGACGCCTACGAGGATCTGGACTCGGGTTTGAGTCCGCACGAACCTTCTCCGTCCTCGCTATGA